A single genomic interval of Chloracidobacterium validum harbors:
- the rplW gene encoding 50S ribosomal protein L23 — MNVFEVIEKPLVSEKALKLKEQAVSSNQVIALRVAKKSDKADIKNAVELLFNVKVKSVNTMNYEGKKVRRGRYTGKKNDWKKAYVTLASGYSINDYLESL; from the coding sequence ATGAATGTATTTGAAGTTATAGAGAAACCACTAGTTAGTGAGAAAGCTCTTAAACTCAAAGAGCAGGCTGTCAGCTCAAACCAAGTCATTGCGCTTCGCGTCGCTAAGAAGTCTGATAAGGCAGATATTAAAAATGCAGTAGAGCTCCTCTTTAACGTAAAAGTTAAATCGGTCAACACAATGAATTATGAAGGGAAAAAAGTGCGTCGTGGCCGGTACACAGGGAAGAAGAATGATTGGAAGAAAGCTTATGTTACGCTGGCTTCTGGGTATAGTATAAATGATTATCTAGAGTCGTTGTGA
- the rplB gene encoding 50S ribosomal protein L2: MSVKTVKPTSPARRFQTFIVDPSLSRERPLKSLTEKKEKISGRNNDGRVTTRHRGGGHKRLYRIIDFKRNKLGVPGKVERIEYDPNRSSRIALISYLDGEKRYILAPVGLTIGQLVMAGPDVDIVSGNALPLKKIPLGTEIHNIELRPGKGGQVVRAAGAKAQLIAKDDKMAQIRMPSGEVRKILVTCYATIGQVGNLDHENVSLGKAGRARWRGLRPEVRGVAMNPVDHPHGGGEGRTSGGRHPVTPWGIQTRGYKTRHNKQTEKYIVRRRGK; encoded by the coding sequence ATGTCAGTCAAGACTGTAAAACCTACATCTCCTGCTAGGCGTTTTCAGACATTTATTGTTGATCCTAGTCTGTCTCGTGAACGCCCACTAAAATCTCTAACTGAGAAAAAGGAAAAAATCTCAGGAAGAAATAATGACGGACGCGTTACCACTCGTCATCGTGGCGGTGGTCACAAGCGTCTTTATAGAATCATAGACTTCAAGCGAAATAAATTGGGTGTGCCTGGTAAAGTGGAAAGAATTGAATATGATCCAAACCGTTCTTCGAGGATTGCGCTGATCAGCTACCTTGATGGTGAAAAGCGCTACATACTTGCTCCGGTTGGACTTACGATTGGACAGCTTGTTATGGCAGGTCCCGACGTAGACATTGTATCTGGTAATGCTTTGCCCCTGAAAAAGATACCGCTTGGCACAGAAATTCACAACATAGAGTTGAGACCAGGCAAGGGAGGCCAAGTTGTGCGAGCTGCGGGAGCAAAAGCACAACTGATCGCCAAAGACGATAAAATGGCACAGATTCGGATGCCTTCAGGTGAGGTAAGGAAAATACTTGTTACCTGCTACGCAACAATCGGCCAAGTCGGAAACCTAGATCACGAAAACGTTTCGCTTGGTAAGGCTGGTCGAGCCCGTTGGCGTGGGTTGCGTCCCGAAGTACGGGGCGTTGCTATGAATCCTGTGGATCACCCGCATGGCGGTGGAGAGGGAAGAACTTCTGGCGGCCGGCATCCTGTGACACCCTGGGGTATTCAAACTCGAGGGTACAAAACACGCCACAATAAGCAAACAGAGAAATATATCGTCCGTCGCCGTGGTAAGTAG
- the tuf gene encoding elongation factor Tu, translating into MSKEKFDRSKTHVNIGTIGHVDHGKTTLTAAITTVLAKRNPKVQKKSYDQIDAAPEEKARGITINTAHVEYETATRHYAHVDCPGHADYIKNMITGAAQMDGAILVVAATDGPMPQTREHILLARQVGVPAMVVFMNKCDMVDDAELLDLVELEVRELLSKYDFPGDDIPVIRGSALGGLNGEAKWEEKIEELMAAVDNYIPTPVRDIDKPFLMPVEDVFSISGRGTVATGRVERGVVKVSDEVEVVGIRETRKTVVTGVEMFRKLLDQGQAGDNVGLLLRGVDRRDIERGQVIAKPGTITPHTKFKAEVYVLTKEEGGRHTPFFKGYRPQFYFRTTDVTGVAELPDGVEMVMPGDNVALAVELITPIAMEKGLRFAIREGSRTVGAGTISEIIE; encoded by the coding sequence ATGTCAAAGGAGAAATTCGATCGGAGTAAAACGCACGTCAACATTGGGACGATTGGACACGTGGATCACGGGAAGACGACGTTGACGGCAGCGATTACGACGGTGTTGGCGAAGCGGAATCCGAAGGTGCAGAAGAAGAGCTACGACCAGATAGATGCAGCGCCGGAGGAGAAAGCGCGTGGGATTACGATCAACACGGCGCACGTGGAGTATGAGACGGCGACGCGGCACTACGCGCACGTGGACTGCCCTGGGCATGCGGACTACATCAAGAACATGATCACGGGGGCGGCGCAGATGGATGGGGCGATTTTGGTGGTGGCGGCGACGGACGGGCCGATGCCCCAGACGCGGGAACACATTTTGCTGGCGCGGCAGGTTGGGGTGCCGGCGATGGTGGTGTTCATGAACAAGTGCGACATGGTGGATGACGCGGAGTTGCTGGACTTGGTGGAGTTGGAAGTGCGGGAGTTGTTGTCGAAGTATGACTTTCCTGGGGATGACATTCCGGTGATTCGGGGGAGCGCCCTGGGTGGACTGAACGGGGAAGCGAAGTGGGAGGAAAAGATTGAGGAGCTGATGGCGGCGGTGGACAACTACATTCCGACGCCGGTGCGGGACATTGACAAGCCGTTTTTGATGCCTGTGGAGGATGTGTTTTCGATATCTGGGCGTGGGACGGTGGCGACGGGGCGCGTGGAGCGCGGGGTCGTGAAGGTGTCGGACGAGGTTGAGGTGGTTGGGATTCGGGAGACGCGCAAGACGGTGGTGACCGGGGTGGAGATGTTCCGGAAGCTGCTGGATCAGGGGCAGGCCGGGGACAACGTAGGGTTGCTGCTGCGGGGCGTGGATCGGCGGGACATCGAGCGGGGGCAGGTGATAGCGAAGCCTGGGACGATTACGCCGCACACGAAGTTCAAGGCAGAGGTGTACGTGTTGACGAAGGAGGAAGGTGGGCGGCACACGCCATTTTTCAAGGGGTATCGGCCACAGTTTTACTTTCGGACGACGGACGTGACTGGGGTGGCGGAGCTGCCGGATGGGGTGGAGATGGTGATGCCGGGGGACAACGTGGCGTTGGCGGTGGAGTTGATAACGCCGATTGCGATGGAGAAGGGGCTGCGGTTTGCGATTCGGGAAGGAAGCCGGACGGTGGGCGCTGGCACGATTTCCGAAATCATCGAATAG
- the rplC gene encoding 50S ribosomal protein L3, protein MANGILGIKLGMTQVFQSNGTVVPVTVIKAGPCVVTQHKTQAKDGYNAIQVGLVEANPPKKVTKALRGHFEKTASGTPPTRLLREFRVEDVEKFPIGSTILANVFSPDELVTVSGNSKGRGFAGFIKRHGFGGGRATHGSMFHRAPGSIGASAFPSRVFKGSRMAGHMGNEKCTVKNLKVIKVDEDLGIILVRGAVPGANGTYLMVKKASS, encoded by the coding sequence ATGGCAAATGGTATTCTAGGCATAAAACTTGGCATGACACAGGTCTTTCAGAGTAATGGGACGGTAGTTCCAGTGACGGTGATAAAAGCCGGACCCTGTGTTGTAACCCAACACAAAACCCAAGCTAAGGATGGCTACAATGCTATCCAAGTTGGACTGGTAGAAGCAAATCCTCCTAAAAAAGTAACTAAGGCTCTTCGCGGACATTTTGAAAAGACGGCTAGTGGAACTCCTCCCACGCGACTTCTTAGAGAGTTTCGAGTCGAGGATGTAGAGAAGTTTCCGATAGGATCTACTATCTTGGCCAATGTATTTAGTCCAGATGAACTGGTTACCGTCAGTGGTAACTCAAAGGGACGGGGATTTGCAGGTTTCATCAAGCGTCATGGTTTTGGTGGGGGGCGTGCAACCCACGGATCAATGTTCCACCGTGCCCCTGGTTCGATCGGTGCCTCGGCATTCCCATCGCGAGTTTTCAAGGGAAGTCGTATGGCAGGTCACATGGGCAATGAGAAATGTACCGTAAAGAATCTAAAAGTTATCAAGGTGGACGAAGACCTTGGCATCATACTTGTTCGTGGTGCTGTGCCCGGTGCGAATGGAACTTACTTGATGGTAAAGAAAGCTTCTTCATAA
- the rpsG gene encoding 30S ribosomal protein S7, with amino-acid sequence MPRRRVAERREVLPDPIYNSEIVTKFINCLMWDGKRSVAENIFYRAMESIRVKTDDDPLKIFKKALDNVRPRVEVRSRRVGGATYQVPIEVDYRRRGNALAIRWLITYARQRGEKAMIDRLANELLDASNLRGAAVKKRDEVHRMADANRAFAHYRW; translated from the coding sequence ATGCCACGAAGACGAGTCGCTGAGAGACGGGAAGTACTCCCCGATCCGATATACAATAGTGAAATCGTGACAAAATTTATCAACTGCCTGATGTGGGACGGCAAGCGCTCTGTAGCTGAAAACATATTTTATCGCGCTATGGAGAGCATCCGCGTCAAGACGGATGATGACCCACTCAAGATTTTTAAGAAGGCTCTCGACAATGTTCGCCCGCGCGTGGAGGTCCGTTCGCGGCGCGTTGGTGGTGCGACCTACCAGGTGCCAATTGAAGTTGATTATCGGCGGCGTGGTAATGCTTTGGCGATTCGGTGGCTCATTACTTATGCCCGTCAACGCGGCGAGAAGGCAATGATTGACCGACTGGCTAATGAGCTTCTTGATGCTTCTAACCTGCGTGGCGCGGCCGTCAAAAAACGTGATGAAGTTCACCGTATGGCTGACGCTAATCGCGCTTTCGCACACTACCGTTGGTAG
- the rpsL gene encoding 30S ribosomal protein S12: protein MPTINQLVRKGREKVRYKTSSPALQSCPQKRGVCTRVYTQTPKKPNSALRKVARVRLVNGIEVTTYIPGIGHNLQEHSIVLIRGGRVKDLPGVRYHVVRGTLDSVGVANRRQGRSKYGAKRPKEGGKGAPAKGPAKKK from the coding sequence GTGCCAACGATCAATCAACTCGTTCGCAAGGGACGAGAAAAGGTCAGATACAAGACGAGTAGCCCAGCGCTCCAATCCTGCCCACAGAAGCGTGGTGTCTGTACGCGCGTTTACACACAGACGCCCAAGAAGCCAAACTCTGCTCTGCGTAAAGTGGCGCGTGTGCGCTTGGTCAATGGGATTGAGGTGACGACCTACATCCCTGGCATCGGACATAACTTACAGGAGCACTCGATCGTGCTCATTCGGGGCGGTCGAGTCAAAGATTTGCCCGGCGTGCGTTACCACGTCGTGCGCGGTACGTTAGATTCGGTAGGCGTTGCCAATCGCCGCCAAGGTCGCTCGAAGTACGGGGCGAAGCGTCCGAAAGAAGGCGGCAAGGGCGCTCCAGCCAAGGGTCCAGCGAAGAAGAAATAG
- a CDS encoding ABC transporter ATP-binding protein: protein MLPAVELFTLTKRFGSQIALADISLQVDAGEFLTLLGPSGCGKTTLLRLIAGLEHPDTGRIHLAGQDITNQPAYRRPVHTVFQNYALFPHLNVGDNIAFGLMRKGQPQSVIRQRVEAMLKLVGLEGIHHQYPHELSGGQQQRVALARALACEPPVLLLDEPMSALDPHLRRHMRRELKALQRQLGMTFILVTHDQVEALTLSDRIAVMHSGRILQVGTPEELHTTPSTAFVASFIGNCNLLRGEVRRTEHHTCTVVIGEHLVNVANNHLPTKPGQTVTIAVHPESIQVASLSDVLSNHRTALTGQLTERAYAGSETYWTIRLSDGQVITAALRHTPTSDWAVGTRVQVFWPPSQAVIVKPDDT, encoded by the coding sequence ATGCTACCTGCCGTTGAGTTATTCACGCTTACCAAGCGATTCGGTTCACAGATTGCACTCGCCGATATTTCGCTACAGGTTGATGCCGGGGAGTTTCTGACACTCCTGGGACCGTCGGGATGCGGTAAGACAACCCTCCTGCGCCTCATCGCCGGGCTGGAGCATCCCGACACTGGGCGCATTCACCTGGCCGGGCAAGACATCACAAACCAGCCAGCGTATCGCCGTCCAGTTCATACTGTCTTCCAGAACTATGCGCTGTTTCCCCATCTGAATGTGGGCGACAACATTGCTTTTGGGCTGATGCGGAAGGGGCAGCCCCAGTCCGTCATTCGGCAGCGGGTCGAAGCCATGCTCAAGCTCGTCGGGTTGGAGGGCATTCACCACCAATACCCACACGAACTGTCTGGCGGGCAACAACAGCGCGTTGCCCTTGCCCGCGCGCTCGCCTGTGAGCCGCCAGTGTTACTACTCGATGAGCCGATGTCCGCGCTTGACCCACACCTGCGCCGCCATATGCGACGTGAGTTGAAAGCGCTCCAACGTCAACTTGGAATGACTTTTATTCTTGTCACCCATGACCAAGTTGAAGCCTTGACCCTCTCAGACCGCATTGCCGTCATGCATAGTGGACGAATACTACAGGTCGGAACCCCTGAAGAACTGCACACCACACCGAGCACGGCCTTTGTGGCGTCTTTTATCGGCAACTGCAATCTACTGAGAGGTGAAGTGCGCCGCACGGAGCACCACACCTGCACCGTTGTCATCGGGGAACACCTAGTGAACGTCGCCAATAACCATCTCCCGACAAAGCCGGGGCAGACAGTAACCATTGCTGTCCACCCGGAAAGTATTCAGGTTGCATCCCTGTCCGACGTCCTCTCCAACCATCGGACAGCGCTCACTGGGCAACTTACTGAACGAGCGTATGCCGGGTCTGAAACCTACTGGACTATCCGCTTATCGGATGGACAAGTCATCACAGCCGCACTCCGCCACACGCCAACCAGCGACTGGGCGGTAGGCACGCGAGTTCAGGTTTTCTGGCCGCCATCCCAAGCCGTCATCGTCAAACCAGACGACACATAA
- the rplV gene encoding 50S ribosomal protein L22: MRSTALLRSSKGSPQKARLIIDQIRGRNVTEALALLNLSRKRLAPILRKVLWSAISNAEYRAEQNNIQLNMEQLFVEECSVETGLTKYRRRVRPAPMGRAYREQRRLFNVRVVLSDDKK, from the coding sequence ATGCGCTCCACTGCTCTCCTTCGATCATCAAAAGGTTCACCCCAGAAAGCTAGATTAATTATAGATCAAATCCGCGGGCGCAACGTCACCGAAGCCTTGGCTCTGCTTAATCTCAGCAGAAAAAGATTAGCTCCTATCCTAAGAAAAGTTTTATGGTCTGCTATATCTAATGCTGAATATCGTGCCGAGCAGAATAATATACAACTTAATATGGAGCAACTTTTTGTCGAAGAATGTTCAGTCGAAACAGGCTTAACCAAGTATCGCCGCCGTGTGCGACCTGCTCCCATGGGAAGGGCTTACAGAGAGCAACGACGACTCTTCAATGTGAGAGTTGTTCTTTCTGACGATAAAAAATAA
- the rplD gene encoding 50S ribosomal protein L4, giving the protein MTTVKMRTLDNDQVSDLEISSVLWQFPLNTTLISEAIHEYRARGRAGTVATKTRGDVSGSGKKLWKQKGTGRARISSIRSPLWKGGGNVHGPQPRDWSYNLPKKKRWKAIATIFAERLRENNVLVVSDLSLFSHKTKLLKSKIDTLGLLGHKILIIDSTENKNLILASRNLPGVKAITSLGVNVYDLLFHEKVLISKSALNTLSDSLSRILNGK; this is encoded by the coding sequence ATGACCACGGTAAAGATGCGAACCTTAGACAATGACCAAGTTTCTGATTTAGAAATAAGTAGTGTGCTGTGGCAATTCCCATTAAATACCACGCTAATATCAGAAGCTATTCATGAGTACCGTGCAAGGGGACGTGCTGGTACTGTAGCTACTAAGACCAGAGGTGATGTCTCTGGTTCAGGTAAAAAGCTGTGGAAGCAAAAAGGAACAGGTCGCGCTCGCATTTCTAGCATTCGCTCTCCTTTATGGAAGGGAGGTGGGAATGTTCACGGTCCTCAGCCACGAGATTGGTCATACAACCTTCCAAAGAAAAAACGCTGGAAGGCAATTGCGACAATTTTCGCTGAACGTCTAAGAGAAAACAACGTTCTTGTTGTTAGTGATCTCTCACTTTTCTCTCATAAAACTAAACTCTTAAAGTCGAAGATAGATACACTTGGTCTCTTAGGACATAAAATTTTAATTATTGATTCAACTGAAAATAAGAATCTGATCCTTGCATCGAGAAATCTTCCTGGAGTTAAGGCTATCACCTCTCTGGGCGTTAACGTTTATGATTTACTCTTCCATGAGAAGGTACTGATTAGTAAATCAGCGCTCAACACGTTGTCAGATAGTCTGTCTCGTATACTTAATGGAAAGTGA
- a CDS encoding cytochrome C assembly family protein: MSALLLIAVACYAFGAGHALAALWRPLSPRWFWLALWLMGAGFAAHTASVVVRGWEVARCPLLSYQEVCSFLGWAIAAYFLGAYAWYRSQSFAAFAMPMVFLFALAAWLLPAPSDTAAVLKFYGQTASLLTLHAVLFVFAYAAFAILFVAAILYIVQERQLKRKQFGPLWSRLPSLDTCDDVSTKALMIGFALLTLGILTGIVGSRRLNGVYWHGDPLEFLSLATWLIYFCVVHYRLTAGWRGRKAAWLGIVGFAIVIVSLVGIGWFNGFHAIG; this comes from the coding sequence ATGTCTGCGCTGCTTCTCATTGCCGTTGCCTGCTATGCCTTTGGCGCTGGCCATGCCTTGGCTGCATTATGGCGTCCACTCAGTCCGCGCTGGTTTTGGCTGGCCCTGTGGTTGATGGGTGCCGGTTTTGCAGCGCACACAGCTTCGGTTGTGGTTCGCGGCTGGGAAGTCGCCCGTTGCCCATTGTTGAGTTACCAAGAGGTCTGTTCATTTCTGGGGTGGGCGATTGCAGCCTACTTTCTCGGAGCCTATGCCTGGTATCGCTCGCAGTCATTTGCGGCCTTTGCGATGCCGATGGTGTTCCTTTTTGCATTGGCAGCTTGGCTTTTGCCAGCGCCAAGTGACACCGCCGCCGTCCTGAAGTTTTATGGTCAGACCGCTTCACTTCTAACACTGCATGCGGTGCTTTTCGTTTTCGCTTATGCGGCGTTTGCCATTCTGTTTGTGGCGGCCATTTTGTACATCGTGCAGGAGCGCCAGCTTAAGCGAAAACAGTTTGGCCCCCTCTGGTCGCGCCTTCCATCCCTGGATACCTGTGATGACGTAAGCACCAAGGCGCTGATGATCGGCTTTGCGCTGCTTACGCTGGGGATACTGACCGGGATTGTCGGATCGCGCCGTCTCAATGGCGTCTATTGGCACGGCGACCCACTTGAATTTCTTTCCCTGGCGACTTGGCTAATATACTTTTGTGTGGTTCATTACCGTCTTACCGCCGGATGGCGGGGACGGAAAGCCGCGTGGTTGGGCATCGTTGGATTTGCCATCGTGATCGTAAGCCTGGTTGGCATTGGTTGGTTTAACGGATTTCACGCCATCGGTTAG
- the rpsJ gene encoding 30S ribosomal protein S10, with product MSDKIRIRLEAYDHRILDQSALEIVETARRTGSRVAGPIPLPTAMSRFTVLRSPHVDKKSREQFEVRTHKRLVDILMSTPQTVDALMKLDLPAGVDVQIKTFFKEKR from the coding sequence ATGAGTGATAAGATACGAATTAGGTTAGAGGCATACGACCACAGGATACTTGACCAATCTGCCTTAGAAATTGTTGAAACCGCACGCCGAACTGGGTCACGTGTGGCTGGTCCTATTCCTTTGCCTACGGCAATGAGCCGTTTTACAGTTCTTCGTTCACCGCACGTAGATAAAAAGTCACGTGAGCAGTTCGAAGTTCGTACCCACAAACGTCTGGTGGATATTTTGATGTCTACGCCTCAAACAGTAGATGCATTGATGAAACTGGACTTGCCGGCTGGGGTTGATGTTCAAATAAAGACCTTCTTCAAAGAAAAAAGATAG
- the rpsS gene encoding 30S ribosomal protein S19, with translation MPRSIKKGPFVDNSVRDLVSRLNEVNERRVIKTWSRRSTIIPDMVGHTFAVHNGKKFIPVFVSENMVGHKLGEFAQTRSFKGHAGDKNEKSAKRR, from the coding sequence ATGCCGCGTTCGATAAAAAAAGGTCCGTTCGTTGATAATTCTGTTCGTGACTTGGTTTCTCGCTTGAACGAAGTTAACGAACGACGTGTTATTAAGACTTGGTCAAGACGTTCAACTATCATCCCTGATATGGTTGGCCACACATTTGCAGTTCATAATGGGAAAAAATTTATCCCTGTTTTTGTATCCGAGAACATGGTCGGACATAAGCTTGGCGAGTTTGCTCAGACCCGATCTTTCAAAGGGCACGCTGGTGATAAAAACGAAAAGTCAGCCAAACGGAGATAA
- the fusA gene encoding elongation factor G, producing the protein MARKAPLSKFRNIGIMAHIDAGKTTTTERILYYTGRNHKLGEVHEGAATMDYMVQEQERGITITSAATTCFWRLGGATEGEQFRINIIDTPGHVDFTIEVERSLRVLDGAVAVFDAVAGVQPQSETVWRQANKYGVPRIAFINKMDRAGADFYKSTESIRTRLSARPIPVFHPIGAEDAFEGVVDLITMQAVRWDEESNGQKMLFSEPTGDLLEEAKAARDRMIELLADVDDQIAEKYLEGADIPEADLRAVLRRETIAMNIVPVLCGSAFKNKGVQQLLDAVVYYLPSPIDIPAVQGVLPRSEETSSRRAADDEPFSALVFKILSDKHIGQLAFCRIYSGVLTSGSYVLNSTKETKERVGRVMQMHANKREDLEEAYAGEIVAVAGLKNVATGDTICDEKSPIILEAMEFPTPVIEVAIEPKTRQDQDKLSVALGRLAQEDPSFRVKTDPETNQTLIAGMGELHLEIIVDRLRREFNVDANVGRPQVAYRETIRMPADGVGKYVRQTGGRGMYGHAEIKLYPLDPGSGFVFENKIVGGVIPREYIPAVESGIKEAMERGILAGYEVVDVKVELVFGSYHEVDSNEMAFKIAGSMAFQEAAKKAKPVLLEPVMAVEVESPEEYFGSVTGDLSSRRGRIEGFSERAGSRVISAAVPLSEMFGYSTVLRSMSQGRAIYTMHFKSYEEAPRSVAEEIIAKAKGATGN; encoded by the coding sequence ATGGCAAGAAAGGCTCCGCTCAGCAAATTTCGTAACATTGGCATCATGGCACACATTGATGCTGGTAAGACGACTACCACTGAGCGAATTCTGTACTACACCGGCCGCAATCATAAGTTGGGCGAAGTCCACGAGGGCGCGGCGACCATGGACTACATGGTTCAAGAACAAGAGCGTGGTATTACGATAACCTCGGCTGCAACGACTTGTTTCTGGCGACTCGGTGGCGCTACGGAAGGTGAGCAGTTCCGTATCAACATTATTGATACGCCGGGACACGTAGACTTCACAATCGAAGTGGAGCGTTCCTTGCGCGTTCTGGACGGCGCGGTTGCTGTATTTGACGCAGTGGCTGGTGTTCAGCCTCAGTCGGAAACAGTGTGGCGTCAAGCAAATAAGTATGGTGTTCCGCGTATCGCCTTTATCAACAAAATGGATCGCGCCGGAGCCGACTTCTACAAGAGCACTGAGTCTATTCGTACTCGCTTGAGTGCTCGTCCTATCCCAGTTTTTCATCCGATTGGTGCAGAAGATGCTTTCGAGGGGGTCGTTGACCTCATTACCATGCAAGCAGTCCGGTGGGACGAAGAAAGCAATGGACAAAAAATGCTCTTTTCAGAGCCAACCGGCGACTTGCTTGAGGAAGCAAAGGCGGCTCGCGATCGGATGATTGAGCTGCTTGCGGATGTGGATGATCAAATTGCCGAAAAGTATTTGGAGGGTGCGGATATACCTGAGGCCGATCTGCGCGCGGTGCTGCGACGCGAGACGATAGCCATGAATATCGTCCCTGTTTTGTGTGGCTCGGCTTTCAAGAACAAGGGAGTCCAGCAGCTTCTCGACGCAGTTGTTTATTACTTGCCTTCACCGATTGATATTCCGGCTGTCCAGGGAGTTCTTCCAAGGAGTGAGGAAACGAGTAGTCGTCGGGCCGCAGATGATGAGCCATTCTCAGCGCTTGTTTTCAAGATTTTGTCTGACAAGCATATTGGACAACTCGCCTTCTGTCGCATTTACTCAGGCGTTCTTACGTCAGGTTCCTATGTTCTGAACTCAACCAAGGAAACTAAAGAGCGTGTTGGCCGCGTGATGCAGATGCACGCGAACAAGCGCGAAGACCTTGAAGAAGCCTACGCCGGGGAAATCGTTGCCGTTGCAGGACTAAAAAATGTCGCAACTGGAGATACTATTTGCGATGAGAAATCTCCAATCATTCTTGAGGCAATGGAGTTTCCAACACCAGTTATTGAAGTGGCGATAGAGCCGAAGACTAGACAAGATCAGGACAAGTTGAGCGTTGCTCTTGGCCGTTTAGCTCAAGAAGACCCTTCGTTTAGAGTCAAGACCGATCCTGAAACTAATCAAACCCTAATTGCCGGCATGGGCGAACTTCATCTCGAAATTATCGTTGATCGCCTACGCCGTGAATTCAATGTGGATGCCAACGTTGGTCGTCCACAGGTTGCTTATCGGGAGACGATTCGCATGCCGGCAGATGGTGTCGGGAAGTATGTGCGTCAAACTGGCGGCCGGGGTATGTACGGGCATGCTGAGATCAAGTTATACCCACTTGACCCAGGCTCTGGCTTTGTTTTTGAGAATAAAATTGTTGGCGGCGTTATCCCACGTGAATACATACCCGCTGTCGAGTCTGGAATCAAAGAAGCCATGGAGCGAGGAATTCTCGCTGGCTATGAAGTTGTTGACGTAAAAGTTGAATTAGTTTTTGGTAGCTACCACGAAGTTGACTCAAATGAAATGGCTTTCAAAATCGCAGGCTCAATGGCGTTTCAGGAAGCTGCAAAAAAAGCAAAGCCGGTTTTACTTGAGCCGGTTATGGCAGTAGAGGTCGAATCGCCTGAGGAGTACTTTGGTTCAGTGACCGGGGATTTGAGTTCACGTCGTGGGCGAATCGAGGGTTTTTCAGAGCGAGCTGGATCACGAGTTATCTCGGCTGCCGTTCCACTCTCAGAGATGTTTGGTTACTCAACGGTTTTGCGTTCTATGTCGCAAGGGCGAGCTATTTATACCATGCATTTCAAATCTTATGAGGAAGCACCACGGTCTGTTGCAGAAGAGATTATTGCGAAGGCAAAGGGTGCAACTGGCAACTAA
- a CDS encoding ADP-ribosylglycohydrolase family protein has product MKENFQGGLLGAAIGDALGFPFKGLSAAEVSEYGRFESLRELQPVPSVRALPGELADEGQQLLLTLEGICTQRALDVPDLTRRLKGWFRSHPKDMTPLVRHVLTRLDAGEVADEAAEGASFDAQFNPPDGGHLTRCIPVALYRVRDADRRRADVTAVARLTHWDPVAVQVALVVGELLVQLVQGKLGSLDTCLPPDALPEVQAVVRSSREAEQLDVSGSALGVLGVGLWALNRSKTFEDGLVEVVSLGGATDTNAAVAGALLGAKFTRLALPQRWVYRLEGHARLEVLGTRLFELATLVTQR; this is encoded by the coding sequence ATGAAGGAAAACTTTCAGGGCGGCTTGCTGGGGGCTGCCATCGGCGATGCGTTAGGGTTTCCATTCAAAGGATTGAGCGCCGCAGAAGTTAGCGAGTATGGTCGTTTCGAGTCACTGCGTGAACTCCAGCCCGTCCCGTCTGTCCGCGCCTTGCCTGGCGAATTAGCCGACGAGGGGCAGCAGCTCTTGCTGACGCTTGAGGGAATCTGCACGCAGCGCGCGCTCGATGTGCCAGACCTTACTCGGCGGCTCAAAGGCTGGTTTCGGAGTCATCCAAAGGACATGACGCCGCTTGTCCGGCATGTCCTTACCCGTCTCGATGCTGGCGAAGTTGCGGACGAAGCGGCTGAAGGGGCGTCGTTCGATGCACAGTTTAACCCACCCGATGGTGGGCATCTCACGCGCTGCATCCCGGTGGCGCTGTACCGGGTCAGGGATGCCGACCGTCGCCGGGCGGACGTCACGGCCGTTGCCCGTCTGACCCACTGGGATCCGGTCGCTGTCCAGGTTGCCTTGGTGGTGGGAGAACTCTTGGTGCAACTCGTCCAGGGCAAGTTGGGTTCACTTGACACCTGTCTCCCCCCCGATGCGTTGCCGGAAGTGCAGGCGGTTGTTCGGTCATCTCGTGAAGCCGAACAACTAGATGTGTCAGGCAGCGCTCTTGGGGTACTGGGGGTTGGATTGTGGGCGCTGAACAGGTCCAAAACCTTCGAGGATGGCTTGGTTGAGGTTGTTTCCCTTGGCGGAGCAACGGATACAAATGCGGCTGTCGCGGGCGCACTGCTCGGCGCGAAATTCACCCGTCTCGCGCTTCCTCAGCGCTGGGTATATCGTCTGGAAGGGCATGCCCGACTCGAGGTCCTCGGAACGCGCTTATTTGAGCTGGCAACCCTTGTGACTCAGCGTTGA